CAAAGTTGTTATTGCTCTTTTCACAGCGTAGACTTTTGAACAAAATTGGCTGATTATTCAAATTTAGCTTTAATGTATGCTAGGCTGCAgtatgtaattgctcaccacatTTCCTCGTGCAAAGATTCAAAAAGTCTCGTAAGTAAATTGCAGCCTTGGTGCTGAGATTCCTCCCAGGCAGCTAATGGCTTTGGGGCTGCTCTCTGTCAGATCGGAGTCTCTTTCTGACACCATTATTTTTCTGCCGGCTTGACTTGCACCTAAGTGTCAGGCAGGGGTGGGAACCACTAACCTCAGAAAACTTGCACGAAAGTAAATCCAACCAAGCGCTTCCACACGTCTTGCTGAAATGTGTACAAAACCACTGGCTGTTTATTACTGTACTTGCAGCCTGtcatcttttttttacttttaagagCTATTTATTTGGGGTGGCAATCACACTTATGTTTAGACCAGAGTTCTCCCATAAACAGGGAATTAAACTTCAGTTGTTAGGAGATGACTTGTCACGACCTTATCAAATGTCTTGTCTGCTCAGCCCTGCTGAAATGTCTCCATATAAAATGGAAATGGTTATATATTATGTCCTCTTTCTCTGCGTTGGACACCTCTGGGCCACTTGTCACTAAAGTGAGTTTGAAAAGCAGTTTACTCGGAGCGAACCAGGCAAGTCCTTGGACCGCCTCCTCTTTCCCGTGCTAACGGGAGCCAAGCTCACCCCATGTATTATATTTCTGTAAATGACATTAAGGATTGTTAGTAAAATGTCTGTTTGGTCTAGCCTGTGCCCTGGTTATCTGTGCCTTAGCAGCTCGGCTGGACACCACTATTTGCACAATCCAGTGGTTACTCTCAGAGCAAATGAATCGGTTTTCTGCCAAAGCGCTGACCTCCTGTGATTGATTGACCTGGCGAACAGCCTTCTGCTGACAACGGGGTATAAAAAAGGGACTTCTGAGTAAATGAGTGTCATTAGACTCTGAACCGCTTGGAGCCATGAGGGTGATACTGTTGGCTGTGGTTTACATCCCATTCACCGTGGCCATGGAACGGTAAGAAAGCATCCAGCATCGCTGGCGCGTCTCAGCTGGCTTCCAGGGTGACCCGTGCTTGTTGCTACCTGGGGTCtcaagaaagaaacacatttaaaaaaagaaagcgtATATGAGCGCTCTAGAAAGGAGAAACAgttaatttttgtgtgtttattttatttgcgTAGAATCCCCCTCGTTAGATTCAAATCTATCAagaaacagctgaaggaaaagggagaattaGAGGAATTTTGGAGGAATCACCACCCTGACGTTTTTGCCAGGAGGTACCTGCATTGCTTCCCTGCAGATATTGCTTTATCAGCAGGAACCACTTCAGAAAGGCTGTATGATTACATGAATGTAAGTACAGTTTTGGTAATGCAATCATAAGGACTTGTCGTTCTCTtgaaggcagatttttttccccagcccgTTTCAGGTCTAGTCTCTCAATGAAATTATAGGGCTTGAGATGGCTCGTTGCTCTGCGCTGTAAGTATTTGatcataaaaaaatcagtttaccAGTCTGCAAAATAAAGCACATACAGATCTAGGTTAGCATAGGACCTGGGTAGAAAGCTGATGTAGTCCAGCAGTGATAGTCCTGtgacaagttttatttttgtatagaCCTGTATTGGACTTGGTAGGTCTCCAAACAAATGTGGAAGGTTTGCCAGTATCAGTCTTGGCTCAGGACTGGGTTTTTAGAAGCAGAATCTGATTACTTCATTTAGATgttgtcctggtttgggctgggatagagttaattttcttcctagtagctggtatagtagcgagcagctgtgcagtgcttagctgctggccggggttaaatcGTGACAGCTGTATTCTGTTTATCAGAAACTTGCACGTTTGCATGTTTTAAAGAAATCCCCCAAATCTCATTTATTTGATCACATGGAGTTATAAATCAGTGACAACAAAGACCAGagtagtgtttttatttttctgcttttacctCCTGAGCTTAATGTGTATTAAATATTGGAGACTGACCTGGGTCTCACACTAACCTAGCTGAATTTACCaactaaacagaaaaaggaaaaatgtgagtttcATTGGTTCTCAGACAGGCAAGTCAGCAGGTCAACCATTTTGTAAACtgtctttcctttcattttgtccATTTGGATggtctcttttttctgttttaattggtTCTTCTGTTATGCTTATCTAAAGGAAAGCTAAGTTCTAGAAATGTTGTGGAGGCTCCATCTGaacagggaaggaaagggaaagccAAATTAATTCAGCAAGAACTTCCTGACACTTGAGGGGCATAAAGAAATATGTCAAGATGAGCGAGAGATGTGTGTGAAGAACAAAGGAGCCTGAAACATTTTGGCCTGCTTTAAAGCTTGTCAAAGAGGGATAAATCccaaaatgacaaaagaaaactCACTTCCCCAGTACACCCAGCTAGCACCAGGAATAGTTTTGTGGAGGTTTCAGtgcagtgtgtgtgtggttttcctgttttgtttttttttttttggatgaataTGTTTTAGAGCTGCCTCACTTTACAGATTAATCGATAAAGGTTTGTTtaatacaggaaggaaaaaaatcctgctgaataGCTGGATATTCTCTTAAATGGCACGCTTGCTTGCCTTTTCATGATTATCTCATTCAGACCTTAAACTCCGGGGTCAGAAACTATATTCAGTGTATTAACAAGTGTGCACTTGAAGATGCATATTCAAGTATTTGTATTGCTACAAAAGGCTTGGCACTGGCTATTGCTTTTCTATCTGCATTTGAATTCCAGAAATGCCTCTTCCTAAAAATAGGTCTCTTAATGCTGAAGTGCTCTTCCAGGGCCAGATAGGGGCACTTAGACACTTGCATTCGGGATGTGGATAAGCTCTTCACTCCAGCATTCCCGTGTTCACAGATTATCTCCAACCTCCGTTGGTATCCAGGGATGATGGTCAGTGGTTTCTTTATCCGCTGGATGAACTTTGTTCAGTACATCAGATACAGTCTGTGCAACCGAATTCATTTTTTGACTTGCTAATAGCTGCTGATTATGAAGGAAAAAGCCCAGCCACACATGACAGCATTTGTGCCACCAGTGGGAGCCCTCTGAGGCCGGCGGAGGCGGGTCGTGCTCTCTTTGCATCACTGATTTCTTACTGACATCAGCAGGGAGCTGCCTGAAAGCCGGCGTGGTGGTGCGAGAGCTTATTCTTGGGGTTGACCTTGCCACCGCTGAAGTTGGTGCAAGAGGGCTTGTTGACTTCACGGGGAACCCAGCCGCATGTTTGctcaaaaggctttaaaaatgccGCGCTGTTACGCACGCAGCTGGAGTGAAATCAGCTGCCCGCAGCCACTCGTGGAGCCAGACGCACTTCCCCGTGGCGTGCATTTACGTTTAAATGAAATTGCACCGAATCCCCTCAGAAAGCCTTGTGGGATGCTCCCAAGTCTGCTTTTTTCCTTAGGAATAGCTGACCGGGAGGCAGCCCGGGGCTGACCGGGTTGTTCCTCCCCCAGGCACAGTACTACGGAGTTGTGAGCGTCGGCACGCCGCCCCAGAGGTTCACCGTCGTCTTCGACACCGGCTCCTCCAATTTTTGGGTCCCTTCCGCTTATTGCATCAGCGAAGCATGCAGTAAGAACCGTTACCCTCCCTTATGCTCCTCGTGCCTTCGGGTACCTTGGCCACCTCTCCTTTCCCAAGGGGCTCGCCCGCATCTCGGCCGGTTGTGCATCGAGGAGGGGGTGCGTCGCCGAGACCTCCCCTCGGTGCGCAGGTGTCGTTTGTTTTGTGTAGGGGTGCACCAGAAATTTAAGTCCTTTTTGTCGGATTCGTACGAGCACGGAGGGGAAGCCTTCTCCTTGCAGTACGGCACGGGACAGCTTCTGGGCATTGCTGGTAAAGACACGCTGCAGGTGAGCGTCCACCTAAAAGGGGTGTCGGGCTCCGGTTCAGCCAGGTTTTCAGGGGAGTTTAGATACTGGCCTTGCCCTGGAAAACCTTGTCTGGCTTAGGCAAGGACAGGGCCAGGTCTTACCAAGCCAGATATTGAGAAGTGTGGGTGCTGCTCTGGCTTTGGGCTAACCCAGACAAATCcttaaggttttattttgcatttctgcttctctccttgggtCCTGTCCCGGGTTTATGAAGAAACATCCACAGAATTAAGGTATTAAAGGGAATCGGTGCAGCCTACCCACCAAATGGGCACCTGCTACGTTGATGCAAGTCACACAAGGATATCCAGGCTTTATAAACTGAATGAATCCGTTGATACGGATCTGAAACATGGCTAATTTCTTGTAATTGATGGTGTCTTTGCTTTCAATCGCGGGTTTTTTTTGTACCAAACAGATAAGTAACATCTCCATCAAGGGACAGGACTTTGGCGAGTCGGTATTTGAGCCGGGAATAACCTTTGCCCTTGCCCACTTTGATGGTGTGCTGGGCTTGGGCTACCCCTCCTTAGCAGTGGGCAATGCTCTGCCCGTGTTTGACAGCATCATGAACCAGCAGCTGGTAGAGGAGCCGGTCTTCTCTTTCTATCTGAAAAGGTCAGTCTTTAAAGTGACACTGCCAAAAGAGAagtaaatctattttaattgttgGTAGAGACAACCGTGCATCTGCATAAACCTTTAACTCTACAAAGTAATTTCCCCCgtttcttggtttttgttttttttgtggtttttttcaatttgacACTGAAAAATAtggagtgaaaaggaaaaattgttaTGGGGAGGACCATGAATTTTTTCATGGGGAGTTATTCTTGTTGGAGCTAGtcataagcaaaagaaaagctcCCAGCTCAGACTCACCATGTCTGAGGTGCCAGAGGTTTCCTTCTGGCCCATGGAGATGAACAGAAATGCCGTGCCACACCCAAGCAaccacatttcagaagaaaatgttgtTCCCTAATCTGGACCTGGCTGTAACTCCACCAATTTATCCAGTGTTTATTCTGAGGTGAGAGTAGCAACTGGCTCAACCTGCTCCTGATGCCTATCTTAGCCCTTGGCAGCCTACGGTAAGTCTTCTCAGAGGTTGCTTGGAGGCTCTGAGCTGGGACATATGCAGTTATAATTTAGAAATAATCCCTTTCAGCCATCCATATCTGAATTTAGAAAGGGCTGTggtttgtcttttgctttttaagtgtAGTCTCATGGGTGCATGCTGGCACACTCCCACGTCTGGGTTAACCTGTCTTCTGCTTTCAGAGGAGATGACACCGAGAATGGTGGCGAGTTGATTCTGGGGGGGATAGACGATTCTCTCTACAAAGGTTCAATCCACTGGGTCCCGGTCACCGAGAAAAGCTACTGGCAAATACACCTGAACAAGTATGTATGTATGAAATACCTGGTGGAATTTACCTCCCCGGGTAAAACCTGCAGAGGCAGAAACACCTGGTGATACAGATGCAGGAGGACTCAGCTGCAGTGTTTTACCCTTGTGCCTCTCAAAGTGGGGGTTCACCAGGATGAGACCGGTGTTTATTAGCTCTCTAAATCTGCTGTGACATGGGTAGCTGGTTTCTGGGGGAGCGTGTTAATATGTTTTGATATGATACACCAGTGGTCAAGCTGACTCTTGGTGGACTATTCAGTTAAGAGGTTAAGGCACTGAGGAACCGAATCCAGCTCCGGGTTCTGCTCTCATCCTTCCCGTTAACCTTGGTCAAAGTAGTCAGAGTCCCTTCgttcctcctccagctgcataAATCGATGAGGACACATCCCTGTGTGTGGGGACAAATTCATCAGCAGGCAGCAAATGATGAGGGCTGTAGGAGGCCCGAGAGAGAAAAGTGGGTCCACAGACAAGACATCTTCCTCATGCAGTTTCCTTTGATTAATTTCTTGTCTTCTAAAGACATTCTTATCTTTTAAGACTGGCAAAGCTTGGCAGCTAGTTTTAACTTCAGTCTGTACTCCGGTACTTTAGCTAGCAA
This region of Accipiter gentilis chromosome 34, bAccGen1.1, whole genome shotgun sequence genomic DNA includes:
- the LOC126034397 gene encoding cathepsin E-A-like → MRVILLAVVYIPFTVAMERIPLVRFKSIKKQLKEKGELEEFWRNHHPDVFARRYLHCFPADIALSAGTTSERLYDYMNAQYYGVVSVGTPPQRFTVVFDTGSSNFWVPSAYCISEACRVHQKFKSFLSDSYEHGGEAFSLQYGTGQLLGIAGKDTLQISNISIKGQDFGESVFEPGITFALAHFDGVLGLGYPSLAVGNALPVFDSIMNQQLVEEPVFSFYLKRGDDTENGGELILGGIDDSLYKGSIHWVPVTEKSYWQIHLNNIKIQGRVAFCSHGCEAIVDSGTSLITGPSSQIRRLQEHIGASPSHTGEFLVDCRRLSSLPHISFTIGHHEYKLTADQYIVKESIEDQTFCMSGFQSLDITTRAGPLWILGDVFMSAFYCIFDRGNDRVGFAKAVHRKDYY